The Ahaetulla prasina isolate Xishuangbanna chromosome 7, ASM2864084v1, whole genome shotgun sequence genome segment TTGCTCTGTTTGCTGCCAGTTCAGTATTGCCTATGGTTACCACCAAATGGCTGAGACGTGTAAACATTGTTTTAGGAACAGTAGGCTGCATGGAACCCTTAATTCAATTGCCAAAGTTTAATTTCAAGTGTTCTTGTTGCACAAATTGTTCTCTTTCTTCTTGAATTAACAGAAATGAATTCCCCTGAGGCAGCAAAAAAGAGGATCCTCCCAGCATGGATGACCAAGAATGTAACTGAACCAGAAGAATGGGCAAAAATGAagtcaaagagaagaaaaaagacagCTTTAACAAGGTTTGCTGCCTACCTGTTTCTTAAAAATCAGAGAAGAATGGGTTGTTCTAAACTTCCTTTTCTACCCCCAAATGCCAAATTGGGAGGAGGGTTGTGTGTGTTGTGTAATGTATGTGTAGAACTATTGATAGACTAGGGGACATCCAATCAGTGTGGACTCTTAGTGGTTACATcaatagattttctccagaatTGTAGAACTGTCACATTCTTTGATTTCAGCTTTATCTTTCTGTTTTTATACCCTTAAATAGTCACGCACATGTATCTGTGCATACTCACACACATCCAATATATTTCATGGGATCAGTTTGTGACTAATTAAAAAGGTATTTGCTATGGTTTTACTGTTTATAGAATATGTCCTCCCAAATAGCTAAACTCATATCTTGAAAGTTTGACTATATTTTAGATTCAATTGAGGTTAAATTAGGATTAAATGTTAAAAAGCTTTCCCTTTACGCTTTGAAGAGtaggaaacatttttaaacaacAGCCACAATTTTGTTATACAGTACAGAGATTGTGGGAGACAGATTAGCCAAAATTAAAGGGAGATCACGGTGAAGAGCTGTTTGGGATATAGGAAAGAGCTTTAAAATATTTGAGATGGTTACCCTGAGGGCAACCTGATTTCTTATCTACAACTGCTGTTATCAATTGAGTATGAAGTAGTTTCTTTGAATGTCGCCAAATTTTGTTATACTGTATGCAAAATTAGGCAGACTCATAACTGCCCACTGGTAACTACAACtaattgtaaaatattattttgtctgtttttgtttttattttattactgtttttaatgCTTCTATTTGTAGTGGTGGTCTTTGaccctaatttttttaaaaattgcttgatGTATGAGTTGGTCTTTGCTATTTTTCCTGACACTAGACCTAAAAATATATAGTTATACTGAAATAGATAGATATACTGAATAAGGCTACAGAGAATTTGACAAGACTTAATGTGTATTTTCTGATATCTGCTGATTGTCTATAAATTGATATTTACTGAAGGGAGGGTTAGTCTTCCTATTTACTGTACATACTTTACAATATGATTTTCTTTTGTAGGACTGAAACTGTGTATTGTATGAATGAAGCAGAGTTGGTTGACATGGCTCTTTGTATTTTAGCTGAGGTGAGCAATGTTAAGATTTTGCCCAGGTGGCAGCTTCTTCCTTTTTGTATATTTCAGTATTTTCCATATTGCCAGAACATTTTGCTCTCTgagaattggaaaaaagaattggGCCTAAATACAGCCAATTGTACTGGGTAATCAAACTCACTGGACACTTGGGCATATTTCTTTAGACCACAGagaattatttatatgtttatcaaCCAGGCATCATTGTAGATATTGTACCAGGCATTGAGCATCTCACTTATCCTGATTTAGAAAGCAGAGAGAAAAACCTGGTGTCTTGAttccaaaatgaaagaaaatatgatTGCTTCCTTTTTAGAATTGCAAGGCTATAGAAGATCTTTCATCAGAAGATAAGATACAAGAGCGTCAACAGGAATTGATAGATGATCATCTTCCAGGGACTGCTGTCAACATTGCCAAGGATCCTCCTGTACCACCCACACCTCCAGATCAGTCAGCTTCTTTAAGTAGCAATGAGGAGACCAAACTGGAGGAAGATGATGATGCCTTAAAATATGTCAGGGAGATTTTCTTTACATAATTTTAACATTTATAAGCAACATCTAggtttttaaaattgattaataGGAGATACAGCTAGGATAGTGGTGGCTAGTATACCAGAGGTGAAGTAATGGAGAATCACAATGGCAGGACTTTGTGAAATAAACTGATCAGGAGGAGAGACTCTGGAAATCTATTTTTATAATTGGAGATTTAATGGGATGCATTGGGGGAAGAATGGAGGAATCTCCTACTGGGTTCCCTGGTTCAATAAGCACTTTTTTTTGCTTGACTTCGAAGACTTGAATTTTGTATTTAAAGAATAAATGTAAGTAGTTCTTCTCTTTACACTGGCCATTTTCATATTAAATTAAGAGCTACAGTTTGTTTAATAACAGTTCAGTTATATGTGCCTAAGTTTATACTAGTTTGTAAGTTTATActtacaaacaagcaaacaaatattttGGCTTAGCAAATTGTGTGAATCCAGTCATAGAAAAAGTAGTGTTCACCTCCAGCTTCCTGAAATATCTGACTTAATTGATTCCTGACtcaaaaaattatttctttaattttgGGCTCCCAGAAGCAAAATATCCAATCTTCAGCTCTGTTACATTTTGTAAACAGGTAGTTCTTGCTTAACAAGAGTAATTAGGACTGGAATTTCCAGTGCTAAATAATGCACTCATAAAATGCAACATCTCATGACTGCATCACTTGGTGATGGCAATCCTGACAGTCCCCTTTGCTGTCAGTTTTCAACAAAGTCACTGTGAAGTCCCAGGTAACTTGCAAACAGGCCAATGGTTGAACAAGTGGCTGCTGTAGTGTGAGTGTGGCAGGGCCGAGGTGACTTCTGCTGGATGGGGCAGGGTGCCTGGTGCCAGGGAGGGGGTGTTGTGAGCACATGCTACAAAGTAGATTTCTAGCAGAAAAAGGCTTCAGGAATACGAATGACTGAGTGAGGGTGTTGGCAAcccgcggctccagagctgcatgcagctcttttgtccccctgctgcaactccctgttggctgaacccaccactggctagcccctcccctcccagtccctCCTCACctagcctgagaaggtaagggcaacggTGGAAGATGGagactcactccatattccagagcaggagcaaAGCGCCCCTGTATTTGCCTCATCTCGTGGGTtcttcttccagcccttgttggttGCTTGGGGAGAAGCGCAACTTGCTGTTCACCCTAAGACACTGGCCCGGCCCAGTTGTGGCTGATGCCACTGCTCTTGCCACCCCCATGGCCTGCCTGCTGCTCTTGCAGCGCCTTACGCAGCACAGTTAAATTTAGTACACTTCACAGTGGGGAAGAATGTGTTCCCtcatcctggagcccattacaacgTGGAGCATCAGCTACAGCTGAGCcgggccagtgtcttggggcggaGAGCAAGTCACGAATCTCCCTGAGTGACCAAGGTGTGCGCAGCACCAACAAGGACTGGAAAAAGCGCCTGTGAGATGAGGGGCACTTCgttcctgctctggaatatggagcgagtctCCATCTCCCGCTGTCACC includes the following:
- the CYREN gene encoding cell cycle regulator of non-homologous end joining produces the protein MNSPEAAKKRILPAWMTKNVTEPEEWAKMKSKRRKKTALTRTETVYCMNEAELVDMALCILAENCKAIEDLSSEDKIQERQQELIDDHLPGTAVNIAKDPPVPPTPPDQSASLSSNEETKLEEDDDALKYVREIFFT